The following proteins are encoded in a genomic region of Dasypus novemcinctus isolate mDasNov1 chromosome 21, mDasNov1.1.hap2, whole genome shotgun sequence:
- the TIMM22 gene encoding mitochondrial import inner membrane translocase subunit Tim22 isoform X2 — MWRICCCRAVARRSGTRRDPCRICCGKNDARVAWAPAVMSAAASNVGASNVGASAPEAAASAEAPLQYSLLLQYLVGDRRQPRLLEPGALGGIPSPAKSEEQKMIEKAMESCAFKAALACVGGFVLGGAFGVFTAGIDTNVGFDPKDPYRTPTAKEVLKDMGQRGMSYAKNFAIVGAMFSCTECLVESLPFSTHSTGENQIGRTVSLVVASPEEPLVSELA, encoded by the exons ATGTGGCGAATCTGCTGTTGTAGGGCGGTGGCTAGGCGCTCGGGAACCCGACGTGACCCTTGTAGAATCTGCTGCGGGAAGAACGACGCGAGAGTTGCGTGGGCGCCGGCAGTCATGTCAGCGGCTGCCTCCAACGTCGGAGCCTCCAATGTCGGGGCGTCCGCGCCGGAGGCGGCGGCTTCCGCCGAAGCCCCGCTGCAGTATAGCCTCCTTCTGCAATACCTCGTGGGTGACAGGCGTCAGCCCCGGCTCCTGGAACCGGGTGCCCTGGGCGGGATCCCGAGTCCGGCTAAGAGTGAAGAGCAGAAGATGATTGAGAAGGCGATGGAAAGCTGCGCCTTCAAAGCAGCGCTGGCCTGCGTGGGAG gattCGTCTTGGGAGGTGCGTTTGGAGTGTTCACTGCTGGCATTGATACCAATGTGGGCTTTGACCCTAAGGATCCCTATCGGACACCAACTGCAAAAGAAGTTCTTAAAGACATGGGGCAGAGAGGAATGTCCTATGCCAAGAACTTTGCCATTGTGGGTGCCATGTTTTCTTGCACTGAGTGTCTGGTAGAATCT CTGCCCTTCTCAACCCACAGTACCGGGGAAAATCAGATTGGAAGAACAGTGTCATTAGTGGTTGCATCACCGGAGGAGCCATTGGTTTCAGAG CTGGCTTGA
- the TIMM22 gene encoding mitochondrial import inner membrane translocase subunit Tim22 isoform X1, with product MWRICCCRAVARRSGTRRDPCRICCGKNDARVAWAPAVMSAAASNVGASNVGASAPEAAASAEAPLQYSLLLQYLVGDRRQPRLLEPGALGGIPSPAKSEEQKMIEKAMESCAFKAALACVGGFVLGGAFGVFTAGIDTNVGFDPKDPYRTPTAKEVLKDMGQRGMSYAKNFAIVGAMFSCTECLVESYRGKSDWKNSVISGCITGGAIGFRAGLKAGVIGCGGFAAFSAAIDYYLR from the exons ATGTGGCGAATCTGCTGTTGTAGGGCGGTGGCTAGGCGCTCGGGAACCCGACGTGACCCTTGTAGAATCTGCTGCGGGAAGAACGACGCGAGAGTTGCGTGGGCGCCGGCAGTCATGTCAGCGGCTGCCTCCAACGTCGGAGCCTCCAATGTCGGGGCGTCCGCGCCGGAGGCGGCGGCTTCCGCCGAAGCCCCGCTGCAGTATAGCCTCCTTCTGCAATACCTCGTGGGTGACAGGCGTCAGCCCCGGCTCCTGGAACCGGGTGCCCTGGGCGGGATCCCGAGTCCGGCTAAGAGTGAAGAGCAGAAGATGATTGAGAAGGCGATGGAAAGCTGCGCCTTCAAAGCAGCGCTGGCCTGCGTGGGAG gattCGTCTTGGGAGGTGCGTTTGGAGTGTTCACTGCTGGCATTGATACCAATGTGGGCTTTGACCCTAAGGATCCCTATCGGACACCAACTGCAAAAGAAGTTCTTAAAGACATGGGGCAGAGAGGAATGTCCTATGCCAAGAACTTTGCCATTGTGGGTGCCATGTTTTCTTGCACTGAGTGTCTGGTAGAATCT TACCGGGGAAAATCAGATTGGAAGAACAGTGTCATTAGTGGTTGCATCACCGGAGGAGCCATTGGTTTCAGAG CTGGCTTGAAGGCTGGAGTCATTGGTTGTGGAGGTTTTGCTGCATTCTCTGCTGCAATCGATTATTACCTACGGTGA